CATTTCGGCCTTTCGAGCCGAAGACTCGGGTTCGAATCCCGGCCGGAGCATTTTTAAAAACTTGTTAAGATTTTTTATGGTTTCTATGTATCCTTTGTTTTTTCTTTAAGCGGGGGTGCCCGAGAGGCCAAAGGGGACAGGCTTAGGACCTGTTGACGCAGGTCTACCAGGGTTCAAATCCCTGCTCCCGCATTCTTACAGTTTTTTCATTTTATTTCATTTGCCGGGGTAGGGTAGGTGGTCATCCTCCGGGACTGTGGATCCCGGGACTCGGGTTCGAATCTCGGCTCCGGCCCCATTTATAAAAAACTATTTTTTTGATTACTTTTCAGATGCTCTCGCATTTTTATTATATATTGCTTTGAACAAATTAGGTATTATATAGAATATTTTTTTACTTGTTGTGTTATTATGGCTAAAAAAGGGTCTGCTGAAGAAAGGGATTTGGTACATAAACTTTGGGAAAGGAATTTTGCAGCTATGAGGGCTCCTGCATCTGGGGGAGCTACTAAAAATCCATTGCCTGATGTTGTTGCAGGGAATGGCAATATATATTTGGCTATTGAAGTTAAAACAACTACCAAAGATAAAATCTACATTGATTCGCTTCAAATTGATGAGTTATGCAAATTCTCAAAAATATTCGGTGCAAAACCCTATATAGGTATCAGATTTAAATACATCAAATGGCTTTTTTTGGAACCTGATAAAACTCCTCGTACTCGAAATGGTAACTATAAAGTTGAAAAGGATTATGCTCTTGAAAAAGGACTGGAAATTGATGAGATAACAGGTATCGATAAGCAAATGAAATTAATGTAAATGATAATGTTTATATATTATTAAAATAAATTTATTACTGTATGTTATATGTGGGGTTATGGTGTAACCTGGCATCATCTGGGACTCCAGTTGTCTTTGAAGAAATATACGCGTAACTGAACAGTACCTGTTGTGATGAACAATTGGAGTACTGAGGCAAGAGAAATCCCAGGATCGGGGTTCAAATCCCTGTGACCCCATTTTCATATAAAACTTTTTTTCAAAAATTTTAATTACTTTCGTATTGATATTATTTATTCATGTCAGACATTGTTTTTATTTTAGGACTTAATTATGATTCAAATTGTTATCTGATTAATGACAATATTTTAGTTGATACTGGAGCCGGTCAAAACAAGGAGTATTTATTCTCTAAATTACGTGAAAACGGTGTTGAACCGGAAGATATTGAATTGGTTGTTAATACTCACTGTCATTTTGACCATATCGGAGGTAATCATTTTTTCCCAAATGCCAAAATTGCGGTTCATAAATTGGATGCAATTCCAATTAAAAATGAGGATACTTTAGGAACTGCAGCTAGTGCCTTTGGTTTTGATGATGCCAGTAATTCCCGTGTAGACATTGAATTAGAAGAAGGGGATGAAATAGCTGATTTTAAAGTAATTCATACTCCTGGCCATACTAGTGGCGGCATTTCTCTATGGGACGGTGAAACACTAATCTGCGGTGATACTATTTTTGCCGGAGGGGGTGTTGGTAGAATGGATATTGGTGGAAACTATGAGGATATGAAAAAAAGTATTGAAAAATTAATGAAGTTAGATGTAGTAAAACTTTTCCCCGGCCATGGACCTATTTTGGAAAATAATGGGAAAGAACATATTAAAATGTCTTATTCATTTTTATGAATTCTTTTCTAACTTTTTGGATACTTTTTTAAATGTTCCTCTTTTTACAAGAACGGAAACCTTTTCACCACGGCTAATTATATTGTCGGGCTGCGGAATAACTAATGTTTTATTTTGATAAGCTGCGATAATTATAAAATCTTTTGTTGGAGAAACATCTTTGAATTTTTTACCAATAATTTTATCATTGGTTATGGTCATATCTAAGATTTCTCCATCTCCCTGACCGATTGTCATCAGTTCGGCTGTATTCGGTCTTGTAACAACCTTTTGCAAATATGATGCAGCTGCTCTTTCGGGGCTGATTACTTTTTCAATTCCAACTTCTTTAAACGCTTCTTCGTGGTCAGGATTACTTACTCTGGCAATAATATGGGGGACATTATATTTTCTAACTAAAATGCATGAAAGTAAGTTTGCCTCATCATTTCCGGTTGTTGCAATGAAGTATTCGGCATCTTCGATGTTTATTTCTTCAAGTACTTTGGAGTTTGTTCCGTTTCCACAAACAACCAATGCATCAAGCTCTGATGCAACTTCACCACATAATGATTCATCACTTTCAATTAGTGTAATGTCGTATCCTTCATTAATTAATAAATTTGCAAGAGCAAGTCCGACACGGCCTCCTCCCATAATTATCACATAATCCATTTAATCACCTTTAACAATAAATAATCAATATTTATTTTTAAAGATTATAAACTTATCTTTTAAAAAGTTCAAAAACGGCCCTTAATGAAATTAGCACCGGATATATTTCCAGCCTTCCTGTCCACATATTAATCATTGATACTATTTTTAAGACAGGAGGCATGTGACCTGAGATAATTCCAAGGTCCAAACCGTTATTGCCCTGAAGAGATACTACTGAGAATAGGCTGTCAAATGGATCGTATCCCCACAGGCAGAATAACGCCCATGAAATAAGTATGAATATGAAATATAATGTAATATAATTTCCAGATTGCGCCACTACTCTTTCAGGTATCTGTCGGCCTTGTAATTTTATTGGAACAACTCTGCCACTTGGTGATAGGATTTCAAGTATGTGTCTGTAAATTCCTTTAAAAAAGGTAATTACTCTAACAAGTTTGATAGCACCTACTGTGGATCCGTTGGAACCTCCAGTCAGCATCAGGCACATTAAACAAATCAATACAAATGATGGCCAACCAGCCATTGCTGCCGGGGATGCGACGTTTGCTCCAGTTGTTGTTAGTGCTGAGACTACTGTAAATAACAGGTCTATCGGAACGATATTTGAGACATAATAAAGCATCAGTGTTACAAAAGCTATTATGCAAATAATTAATTTAAATTGCAAATCTTCAATTAAAGATTTTCCTCTTGTACTTATGACTTTGTAATGGATTAAAAAGCTTGTTGCTCCCAATATCATCAAAACAATGGAGACTAAATAAACCAAATCGCTATTGTAAAATCCCATATTTGCGTTTTTAATGCTCATACCGCCGGTTGAGATTATGGCAAATGTGTTGCAGATTGAATCAAAAACAGGAAGTCCTGCCAGCAAATACAGTACAATTCCTAAAATGGTATAAATTACATATATCTCTATTGTTTTTTTGAGAGTAGCTTTTGTGCTGGGTTTTATACGTTCTTCACGGGCTTC
The sequence above is drawn from the Methanobrevibacter sp. genome and encodes:
- the hjc gene encoding Holliday junction resolvase Hjc, translating into MAKKGSAEERDLVHKLWERNFAAMRAPASGGATKNPLPDVVAGNGNIYLAIEVKTTTKDKIYIDSLQIDELCKFSKIFGAKPYIGIRFKYIKWLFLEPDKTPRTRNGNYKVEKDYALEKGLEIDEITGIDKQMKLM
- a CDS encoding MBL fold metallo-hydrolase translates to MSDIVFILGLNYDSNCYLINDNILVDTGAGQNKEYLFSKLRENGVEPEDIELVVNTHCHFDHIGGNHFFPNAKIAVHKLDAIPIKNEDTLGTAASAFGFDDASNSRVDIELEEGDEIADFKVIHTPGHTSGGISLWDGETLICGDTIFAGGGVGRMDIGGNYEDMKKSIEKLMKLDVVKLFPGHGPILENNGKEHIKMSYSFL
- a CDS encoding TrkA family potassium uptake protein; protein product: MDYVIIMGGGRVGLALANLLINEGYDITLIESDESLCGEVASELDALVVCGNGTNSKVLEEINIEDAEYFIATTGNDEANLLSCILVRKYNVPHIIARVSNPDHEEAFKEVGIEKVISPERAAASYLQKVVTRPNTAELMTIGQGDGEILDMTITNDKIIGKKFKDVSPTKDFIIIAAYQNKTLVIPQPDNIISRGEKVSVLVKRGTFKKVSKKLEKNS
- a CDS encoding TrkH family potassium uptake protein, producing MRYITKTDLLIVGMNSGYLMVGIGLMCLAPLIVDLVYFEFDLISFILPSAISICLGIFCIKYLNSYSKKKMRLKHGMIISSFAWLWAGVIGGLVFTLATPLAPIDAVFESVSALTGTGMTMFSNVEILPHSILFFRAFEQWIGGLGVVVMIISILSKPGTTSSKLYESEAREERIKPSTKATLKKTIEIYVIYTILGIVLYLLAGLPVFDSICNTFAIISTGGMSIKNANMGFYNSDLVYLVSIVLMILGATSFLIHYKVISTRGKSLIEDLQFKLIICIIAFVTLMLYYVSNIVPIDLLFTVVSALTTTGANVASPAAMAGWPSFVLICLMCLMLTGGSNGSTVGAIKLVRVITFFKGIYRHILEILSPSGRVVPIKLQGRQIPERVVAQSGNYITLYFIFILISWALFCLWGYDPFDSLFSVVSLQGNNGLDLGIISGHMPPVLKIVSMINMWTGRLEIYPVLISLRAVFELFKR